Proteins from a genomic interval of Bradyrhizobium sp. CCBAU 53340:
- a CDS encoding phosphatase PAP2 family protein, with protein sequence MSVAPTIAPRASYPTQLLTVAGHSLAQLVRAPSHSRRATAARKLARHSLWLSAVGAALVIVLMLAFDRTEIQLMPARGTPALWPIRILTDFGKDVNVLSVLGIALIVVALVAAGMHGTRRALLLGFGTRLQYLFLSVAASVFVAEILKYLIGRGRPFVGGKADPFNFMPLEGTGAYTSLPSGHAVTAFALAFAVSALWPRLRVFMFTYAIVILLTRLVLLAHHPSDVTAGALVGMVGAMAVRYWFAARRLAFAIRADGTIVALPGPFPGRLKRVAHGPSAP encoded by the coding sequence ATGTCTGTTGCGCCCACGATCGCGCCGCGTGCGAGCTATCCCACTCAGTTGCTCACGGTCGCTGGACATTCCCTGGCGCAGCTCGTGCGCGCTCCCTCGCATTCGCGTCGCGCTACGGCTGCGCGAAAACTGGCGCGGCATTCGCTGTGGCTGAGCGCGGTGGGCGCAGCCCTGGTCATCGTGCTGATGCTCGCGTTCGATCGGACCGAGATCCAGCTGATGCCAGCGCGGGGCACGCCGGCGCTCTGGCCGATCCGCATCCTCACCGATTTCGGCAAGGACGTGAATGTACTCTCGGTCCTGGGCATAGCCCTGATCGTCGTGGCGCTCGTTGCCGCCGGCATGCATGGCACCCGCCGTGCGCTGCTGCTCGGCTTTGGCACCCGGCTGCAATATCTGTTTCTGTCGGTTGCCGCGTCGGTATTCGTCGCCGAGATCCTGAAATATCTCATCGGTCGCGGGCGGCCGTTCGTCGGCGGCAAGGCCGATCCATTCAACTTCATGCCGTTGGAAGGCACCGGGGCATATACCAGTCTGCCGTCGGGGCATGCGGTGACGGCGTTCGCTCTGGCCTTTGCGGTCTCGGCGCTTTGGCCGCGGCTGCGCGTGTTCATGTTCACTTACGCAATTGTGATCCTGCTGACGCGCCTCGTGCTGCTGGCGCACCACCCAAGCGACGTCACCGCTGGTGCCCTGGTCGGCATGGTCGGCGCCATGGCGGTTCGCTACTGGTTTGCGGCGCGCCGGCTGGCCTTTGCCATCCGCGCCGACGGGACCATCGTGGCGCTTCCAGGCCCGTTTCCCGGACGCCTCAAAAGGGTTGCCCACGGCCCGTCCGCCCCATAA
- a CDS encoding glycosyltransferase family 39 protein — MAETYPTPRFGAPREPKTPVNPGNRLVLMLDFVTTSHARAVGFLALCALLLFLPGFFTIPPVDRDEARFAQATKQMVESGDYVDIRFQEDVRYKKPVGIYWLQSAAVEVATALKLPKAELRIWVYRLPSLIGAIGAVLMTYWTALGFVTRRAAVLAALLMSASVLLGVEARLAKTDAVLLFCVVAAMGAMARAYLSWQRAEDETHPPWSWPAIFWTALAVGILIKGPLILMFAGLTIVALAIQDRDSSWLWRLRPVWGLMWMLVLVLPWFVAIFWRAGDAFFADSVGGDMLSKIGAQESHGAPPGVYLALFWVTFWPGAPLAAMAAPAVWRARREPGAQFLLAWLIPSWIVFEAVLTKLPHYVLPLYPAIAILTVGALERRVLSRSWLARGSAWWFAIPAAGSIIAVVGAVMLTRQPAFVAWPFIAAALIFGLFAWWLYDNNRAERSLLNALVAALMLAVVVYGIVLPSLTPLFPSIEVARALRNVTCVGPKAASAGYHEPSLVFLTGTQTLLTDGSGAADFLRQGRCRFALIEQRSERSFVQRAEAIGLRYKVGARIDGYNFSQGRAISISVFRSEDTE, encoded by the coding sequence ATGGCCGAGACCTACCCAACTCCCCGTTTCGGGGCGCCCCGAGAGCCGAAAACACCCGTCAATCCGGGCAATCGGCTCGTGTTGATGCTGGACTTTGTCACCACAAGTCACGCCCGTGCGGTGGGCTTCCTGGCGTTGTGCGCGCTGCTGCTGTTCCTGCCCGGGTTCTTCACCATCCCGCCTGTCGACCGCGACGAGGCGCGCTTTGCGCAGGCCACCAAGCAGATGGTCGAGAGCGGCGACTACGTCGACATCCGCTTTCAGGAAGACGTCCGTTACAAGAAACCGGTCGGCATCTACTGGTTGCAATCCGCCGCGGTCGAAGTCGCCACGGCACTGAAGCTGCCGAAGGCCGAGTTGCGGATATGGGTCTACCGGCTGCCGTCGCTGATCGGCGCGATTGGCGCAGTGCTCATGACCTATTGGACGGCGCTGGGATTCGTGACGCGCCGCGCCGCGGTTCTGGCCGCGCTGCTGATGTCGGCCTCCGTGCTGCTTGGCGTCGAGGCGCGCCTCGCCAAGACTGATGCCGTGCTGTTGTTCTGCGTCGTCGCCGCGATGGGCGCGATGGCACGGGCCTATCTCTCCTGGCAGCGCGCCGAGGATGAGACCCATCCGCCGTGGAGCTGGCCTGCCATCTTCTGGACGGCGCTCGCCGTCGGCATCCTGATCAAGGGCCCGCTGATCCTGATGTTCGCTGGGCTTACCATCGTCGCGCTCGCGATCCAGGACCGCGATTCCTCCTGGCTGTGGCGCTTGCGTCCGGTCTGGGGGCTGATGTGGATGCTGGTGCTGGTGCTGCCCTGGTTCGTCGCCATCTTCTGGCGCGCGGGCGATGCCTTCTTTGCGGATTCCGTCGGCGGCGACATGCTCAGCAAGATCGGCGCGCAGGAGTCGCACGGCGCGCCGCCCGGCGTGTACCTGGCGCTGTTCTGGGTCACCTTCTGGCCGGGCGCGCCGCTTGCCGCAATGGCGGCCCCAGCGGTGTGGCGGGCGCGGCGTGAGCCCGGTGCGCAATTCCTGCTGGCCTGGCTGATCCCGTCCTGGATCGTGTTCGAGGCGGTGCTGACCAAGCTGCCGCATTATGTGTTGCCGCTCTATCCCGCGATCGCGATCCTCACCGTTGGCGCGTTGGAGCGGCGTGTGCTGTCGCGCTCGTGGCTCGCGCGCGGCTCAGCCTGGTGGTTCGCGATTCCGGCGGCCGGTTCGATCATCGCGGTGGTGGGCGCGGTCATGCTGACGCGGCAGCCGGCCTTCGTCGCCTGGCCGTTCATCGCGGCCGCGTTGATCTTCGGCCTGTTCGCCTGGTGGCTCTACGACAATAACCGCGCCGAGCGCTCGCTGCTCAACGCGCTGGTCGCCGCGCTGATGCTGGCGGTCGTGGTCTATGGCATCGTGCTGCCGTCCTTGACGCCGCTGTTTCCGAGCATCGAGGTCGCACGCGCCTTGCGCAACGTCACCTGCGTCGGACCGAAGGCGGCATCGGCCGGCTATCACGAGCCGAGCCTCGTCTTCCTGACGGGAACGCAGACCCTTCTGACCGACGGGTCCGGCGCCGCCGACTTCCTCAGGCAGGGCAGGTGCCGGTTTGCGTTGATCGAGCAGCGCTCGGAGCGCAGCTTCGTGCAGCGCGCCGAGGCGATCGGGTTGCGCTACAAGGTCGGCGCGCGGATCGACGGCTATAATTTCTCGCAAGGCCGCGCGATCTCGATCTCGGTCTTCCGCTCCGAGGATACTGAATAG
- a CDS encoding alpha-2-macroglobulin — protein MIGLVRAVTFCAMLAFGLSAAHAADKAFKRDDLADSAIKLEAQIKSEAGPVAKTNATLKTDADAAFRRNDYRSGLSVLGQIAATTPEDASNWLRLAKVIFQITPKSSSEQTFLLERASTAAYIAYMRAGNQGEEADALAVLGKSLADRHLFRPALDALRLSLEAREVADVRGQYEKLRDEHGFRLLDYTVDSDSASPRACFQFSEELAKRTDFAPFLALAGQDKPALSAEGKQLCVDGLKHGERYNINLRAGLPSTVKEGLPKSAEFNIYVRDRKPFVRFTSRAYVLPRTGQRGIPVVSVNTPAVNVNVYRIGDRNLINTVIDSDFQKTLSKYQLSDLGDERGVKVWSGELATAMTLNQDVTTAFPVDEALGELQPGVYVMTAAAKGPGSDDEYQLATQWFIVSDLGVTAYSGNDGIHVFVNSLASTDPVGKAEVRLVARNNEILATRKTDDAGHVLFEAGLARGEGGLSPAMLTVTGEKADYAFLSLKTSAFDLSDRGVAGRVVPSGADAFVYAERGVYRSSETVYLTALLRDGQGNAVNGGPLTLVIERPDGVEFRRAVLSDQGAGGRTLAVPLNSAVPTGTWRVRAFTDPKGSSVGETTFMVEDYVPDRIEFDLSAKDKLIKANAPVELKADGHFLYGAPASGLQLEGDMLIAPAAERPGYAGYKFGVDDEQTTSNERTPLENLPEADANGVATFPVTLDKQPASTRPQEAQIFVRMVETGGRAVERKLVLPVAPATALIGIKPLFGDKNVAEGDKAEFDVVFVSPEGKSLPRDGLRYELLKMESRYQWYRQNNYWEYEPVKSTSRVADGDVTIAADKPSRISLAPRPGRYRLDVKSNDADGPVTSVQFDVGWYSDGSADTPDLLETSIDKPQYASGDTMTVSVNVRSAGKLTVNVVGDRLLTTQTIDVREGTAQVKLPVGKDWGTGAYVVATLRRPLDAAAQRMPGRAIGLKWFGIDKQARTLQVKLTPPDLIRPNSMLKIPVKLDGLNPGEDAKVVIAAVDVGILNLTNYKPPAPDDYYLGQRQLSAEIRDLYGQLIDGMSGTRGQIKSGGDAGAAELQGSPPAQKPLALYSGIVTVGADGSAEVSFDIPEFAGTARVMAVAWTATKLGRANTDVVIRDPVVLTTTLPRFLLNGDHGTVNLEIDNVEGQAGDYVISAKTGGPVKMSGNPATTVRLAAKQRNSFSLALDATAAGQATLDVNIKGPNGLTLARHYAFDVKAATQVLARRSIRTLAKGESLTLTSDMFSDLVPGTGSVSVSASLSTALDAATILKALDRYPYGCSEQITSRAMPLLYVNDLAAGAHLAMDTDVDQRIRDAIERLLARQGSNGSFGLWSAGGDDAWLDAYVTDFLTRAREKGFVVPDVLFKNALDRIRNSVVNGNEPEKDGGRDLAYGLYVLARNGAAPIGDLRYLADTKLSNLATPIAKSQLAAALALVGDRNRAERVYGAALDSLAPKPVLEFGRSDYGSQLRDAAALVSLASEGNAPKATLTQAVARVETARGLTPYTSTQENAWLVLAARALAKENLSIEVDGQPVKTALYRSYKADTLSGKPLKITNTGDAPVQAVVSVSGSPVTPEPAASNGFKIERNYFTLDGKPADISKVKQNDRFAVVLKITEAKPEYGHIMVSDYLPAGLEIDNPKLVSSGDSGTLDWIEDGEEPANTEFRDDRFTAAVDRASSSKAVFTVAYVVRVVSPGKYVLPQAYVEDMYNPSRYGRTATGSVEVRAAK, from the coding sequence ATGATCGGTCTGGTTCGCGCCGTCACCTTCTGCGCAATGCTGGCGTTTGGCCTGAGCGCGGCGCATGCCGCTGACAAGGCGTTCAAGCGCGACGATCTCGCTGATTCCGCGATCAAGCTGGAGGCGCAGATCAAGAGCGAGGCGGGGCCGGTCGCCAAGACCAATGCGACGCTGAAGACGGACGCCGACGCCGCCTTCAGACGCAACGATTACCGCTCCGGGCTCTCGGTCCTCGGCCAGATCGCCGCCACGACGCCCGAGGATGCCAGCAACTGGCTGCGCCTCGCAAAAGTCATCTTCCAGATCACCCCGAAGAGCTCGAGTGAGCAGACCTTCCTGCTGGAGCGCGCCTCCACCGCCGCCTACATCGCCTATATGCGGGCCGGCAATCAGGGCGAGGAGGCCGACGCGCTTGCCGTGCTCGGCAAGTCGCTCGCCGACCGGCATCTGTTCCGGCCGGCGCTGGACGCATTGCGGCTGTCGCTCGAGGCGCGCGAGGTCGCCGACGTCCGCGGTCAATATGAGAAGCTGCGCGACGAGCACGGCTTCCGGCTGCTCGACTATACCGTGGACTCGGATTCGGCGAGTCCGCGCGCCTGCTTCCAGTTCTCGGAGGAGCTCGCCAAGCGCACGGACTTTGCGCCGTTCCTGGCGCTCGCAGGCCAGGACAAGCCGGCGCTGTCGGCTGAGGGCAAACAGCTCTGCGTCGACGGACTGAAGCACGGCGAACGCTACAACATCAACCTGCGCGCCGGCCTGCCGTCGACCGTGAAGGAAGGCCTGCCGAAATCGGCCGAGTTCAACATCTATGTGCGCGACCGCAAGCCTTTCGTGCGCTTCACCAGCCGCGCCTATGTGCTGCCGCGGACCGGCCAGCGCGGCATTCCCGTCGTCAGCGTCAACACGCCCGCGGTGAACGTCAACGTTTACAGGATTGGCGATCGCAATCTGATCAACACTGTGATCGACAGCGACTTCCAGAAGACGCTGTCGAAGTATCAGCTCAGCGATCTCGGCGACGAGCGCGGTGTCAAGGTCTGGTCCGGCGAACTGGCGACCGCGATGACGTTGAACCAGGACGTCACCACCGCATTCCCGGTCGACGAGGCGCTGGGCGAGCTCCAGCCCGGCGTCTATGTGATGACGGCGGCGGCCAAGGGCCCGGGCAGCGACGATGAATACCAGCTCGCGACGCAGTGGTTCATCGTCTCCGACCTGGGGGTGACAGCCTATTCGGGCAATGACGGCATCCACGTCTTCGTGAACTCGCTGGCCTCGACCGACCCGGTCGGCAAGGCCGAGGTGCGGCTGGTTGCCCGCAACAATGAGATCTTGGCGACGCGCAAGACCGACGATGCCGGCCATGTGCTGTTCGAGGCGGGGCTTGCGCGCGGCGAGGGCGGCCTGTCGCCGGCGATGCTGACCGTTACCGGCGAGAAGGCCGATTATGCCTTCCTCAGCCTCAAGACCTCGGCCTTCGACCTCAGCGATCGTGGTGTCGCGGGCCGCGTGGTGCCATCAGGCGCCGATGCGTTTGTCTATGCCGAGCGCGGCGTCTATCGCTCCAGCGAGACCGTTTATCTCACCGCGCTCTTGCGCGACGGGCAGGGCAATGCCGTCAATGGCGGGCCGCTGACGCTGGTGATCGAGCGTCCGGACGGCGTCGAATTCCGCCGCGCCGTGCTGTCCGACCAGGGCGCCGGCGGCCGCACGCTCGCCGTGCCACTCAACTCGGCAGTGCCGACCGGCACCTGGCGGGTCCGCGCCTTCACAGATCCGAAGGGATCGTCGGTCGGCGAGACCACCTTCATGGTCGAGGATTATGTCCCCGATCGGATCGAATTCGACCTGTCCGCCAAGGACAAGCTGATCAAGGCCAATGCTCCTGTGGAGCTCAAGGCCGACGGTCATTTCCTCTATGGCGCGCCGGCTTCGGGCCTTCAGCTCGAAGGCGACATGCTGATTGCGCCGGCTGCCGAGCGGCCGGGCTATGCTGGCTATAAGTTCGGCGTCGACGACGAGCAGACCACCTCGAACGAGCGCACGCCGCTCGAGAACCTGCCCGAGGCCGACGCCAATGGCGTCGCCACCTTCCCGGTGACGCTCGACAAGCAGCCGGCCTCGACCCGTCCGCAGGAGGCGCAGATCTTCGTCCGCATGGTCGAAACCGGGGGCCGCGCCGTCGAGCGCAAGCTGGTGCTGCCGGTCGCACCTGCGACCGCCCTGATCGGCATCAAGCCGCTGTTCGGCGACAAGAACGTGGCGGAAGGCGACAAGGCCGAGTTCGACGTCGTGTTCGTCTCGCCCGAGGGCAAGTCGCTGCCGCGTGACGGCCTGCGCTATGAGCTCCTGAAGATGGAGTCGCGCTATCAATGGTATCGCCAGAACAATTATTGGGAGTACGAGCCGGTCAAGTCGACCTCGCGCGTCGCCGATGGTGACGTCACCATCGCCGCCGACAAGCCGTCACGGATTTCGCTCGCGCCGCGGCCCGGACGCTACCGTCTCGACGTGAAGTCGAACGACGCCGACGGCCCGGTGACCTCGGTGCAGTTCGACGTCGGCTGGTATTCCGACGGCAGCGCCGACACGCCGGACCTCCTGGAGACCTCGATCGACAAGCCGCAATATGCGTCCGGCGACACCATGACGGTGTCGGTCAACGTCCGCTCCGCCGGCAAGCTCACCGTCAACGTGGTCGGCGACCGCCTGCTGACGACCCAGACCATCGACGTCAGGGAAGGCACCGCGCAGGTCAAACTCCCCGTCGGCAAGGACTGGGGCACCGGTGCCTATGTGGTGGCGACCCTGCGCCGCCCGCTCGATGCGGCCGCTCAGCGCATGCCCGGCCGGGCAATCGGCTTGAAGTGGTTTGGCATCGACAAGCAAGCCCGCACGCTCCAGGTCAAGCTGACGCCGCCGGATCTGATCCGGCCGAATTCGATGCTGAAGATTCCGGTCAAGCTCGACGGGCTCAATCCCGGCGAGGACGCCAAGGTGGTCATCGCCGCGGTCGACGTCGGCATCCTCAACCTTACCAATTACAAGCCGCCGGCTCCGGACGACTATTATCTCGGCCAGCGCCAGCTCTCTGCCGAGATCCGCGATCTCTACGGGCAGTTGATCGACGGCATGTCGGGCACGCGCGGCCAGATCAAGTCAGGCGGCGACGCTGGCGCAGCCGAGCTGCAGGGCTCGCCGCCCGCGCAGAAGCCGCTGGCGCTCTATTCGGGCATCGTCACCGTCGGTGCCGACGGCAGCGCCGAGGTCAGCTTCGACATTCCGGAGTTCGCCGGCACCGCGCGCGTGATGGCAGTGGCCTGGACCGCGACCAAGCTTGGCCGCGCCAACACTGATGTCGTGATCCGCGATCCCGTGGTGCTGACCACGACCCTGCCGCGCTTCCTGCTCAATGGCGACCACGGCACGGTCAATCTCGAGATCGACAATGTCGAGGGCCAGGCCGGTGACTACGTCATCAGCGCGAAGACGGGCGGCCCGGTGAAGATGTCAGGCAATCCCGCCACCACGGTCAGGCTCGCCGCCAAGCAGCGCAACTCGTTCTCGCTCGCGCTCGATGCGACCGCGGCGGGGCAGGCGACGCTCGATGTCAACATCAAGGGACCGAATGGCCTGACGCTCGCGCGCCACTATGCGTTCGACGTCAAGGCGGCGACGCAGGTCCTGGCACGGCGCTCGATCCGCACCTTGGCGAAGGGCGAGAGCCTGACGCTGACCTCGGACATGTTCTCCGACCTCGTGCCGGGCACCGGCAGTGTCTCGGTCTCGGCGAGCCTGTCGACGGCGCTCGACGCAGCGACGATCCTGAAAGCGCTCGATCGTTACCCCTATGGCTGCTCGGAGCAGATCACGAGCCGCGCCATGCCGCTGCTCTATGTCAACGACCTCGCGGCCGGCGCGCACCTGGCCATGGACACCGATGTCGACCAGCGTATCCGCGACGCGATCGAGCGGCTTTTGGCCCGTCAAGGCTCCAACGGCTCGTTCGGCCTGTGGTCGGCCGGCGGCGACGATGCCTGGCTCGATGCCTACGTGACGGACTTTCTGACCCGCGCCCGCGAAAAAGGCTTTGTGGTGCCGGATGTCCTGTTCAAGAACGCGCTTGATCGCATCAGAAACTCCGTCGTCAATGGCAACGAGCCGGAGAAGGACGGCGGCCGCGATCTCGCTTACGGCCTCTACGTGCTCGCCCGTAATGGCGCGGCGCCGATCGGCGATCTCCGCTATCTCGCCGACACCAAGTTGAGCAATCTGGCGACCCCAATTGCCAAGTCCCAGCTTGCGGCGGCGCTCGCTCTAGTCGGCGACCGCAACCGGGCCGAGCGGGTTTACGGTGCGGCGCTCGATAGCCTCGCGCCCAAGCCGGTGCTCGAGTTCGGCCGCAGCGACTACGGCTCGCAGCTTCGCGATGCCGCAGCGCTGGTCTCGCTGGCCAGCGAAGGCAATGCGCCGAAGGCGACGCTGACGCAGGCGGTGGCGCGGGTCGAGACCGCGCGCGGCCTGACGCCCTACACCTCCACGCAGGAGAATGCGTGGCTGGTGCTGGCGGCACGGGCGCTGGCCAAGGAAAACCTCTCGATCGAGGTCGACGGCCAGCCGGTCAAGACCGCGCTCTACCGCAGTTACAAGGCTGATACCCTCAGCGGCAAGCCGCTGAAGATCACCAACACCGGCGATGCGCCGGTGCAGGCGGTGGTTTCAGTGTCCGGCTCGCCGGTGACGCCGGAGCCGGCTGCTTCGAACGGCTTCAAGATCGAGCGGAATTACTTCACGCTCGACGGCAAGCCCGCCGATATCAGCAAGGTCAAACAGAACGATCGCTTTGCCGTGGTGTTGAAGATCACGGAGGCGAAGCCTGAGTACGGCCACATCATGGTGTCCGACTATCTGCCGGCGGGTCTCGAGATCGACAACCCGAAACTGGTGTCGTCGGGCGACAGCGGCACGCTGGACTGGATCGAGGACGGCGAGGAGCCTGCGAACACCGAGTTCCGCGATGACCGCTTCACGGCGGCCGTCGACCGGGCTTCGAGCTCCAAGGCGGTATTCACGGTCGCCTATGTCGTGCGTGTGGTCTCGCCCGGCAAATACGTGCTGCCGCAGGCCTATGTCGAGGACATGTACAACCCCTCGCGCTACGGCCGCACCGCAACGGGTAGTGTCGAGGTGCGAGCGGCGAAGTGA
- the pbpC gene encoding penicillin-binding protein 1C yields the protein MSRASTDIEAAAENVDGRDKPGHDGGGRMTMRLLSAAVLVFILAIIGFVGWVYSLGPLPLDEARRVSTTVVDRNGKLLRAYAMADGRWRLPVEDKANVDPTYLKLLFAYEDQRFYVHDGIDPLALGRAALQLATRGHIVSGGSTISMQLARLMEPRRQRSLYAKLHQIVRAIELERSLSKDEILNLYLALAPYGGNLEGIRAASIAYLGKEPKRLSLAEAALLVALPQSPETRRLDRYPEAARLARDRVLDRMVEEGVVSVDDARQAKAVAVPKLRKPMPILAPHASDSALATVKDAPIIKLTLDSNLQKVLEPLARDRAIALGPNISVGIIVVDNDSGDVLARVGSADYFDESRAGQVDMTRAIRSPGSTLKPFIYGLAFEDGFVHPDSLIDDRPVRFGSYAPENFDMTFQGTVPVKKALQLSLNVPAIVLLDRVGSSRLASRLRQAGGNLVLPKDEAPGLAMGLGGVGVTLQDLAQLYAGFARLGTTRPLREIVATKDDREPLRLLDPVAAWQVGNVLLGTPPPENAAHNRIAFKTGTSYGYRDAWSVGFDGRMTIGVWVGRPDGAPVPGLIGRVAAAPILFDAFARSGKTLVPLPKPPKGTLVASNAKLPLPLKRFRPVGELVRTGGEQALHIQFPLNGSRIDVDRSAGAEAAAMPVKVAGGVLPMTVMVNGAARGEIDGRRQRLIDPPGPGFARLTVIDATGAADTVVIRIQ from the coding sequence ATGTCCCGGGCATCCACGGATATTGAGGCTGCGGCTGAAAACGTGGATGGCCGGGACAAGCCCGGCCATGACGGAGGAGGGCGCATGACCATGCGCCTCCTCTCGGCCGCTGTGCTCGTCTTCATCCTCGCCATCATCGGCTTCGTCGGCTGGGTGTATTCCCTCGGTCCGCTCCCGCTCGATGAGGCACGCCGCGTCTCGACCACCGTCGTCGACCGCAACGGAAAGCTGCTGCGCGCCTACGCCATGGCCGATGGACGCTGGCGGCTGCCGGTCGAGGACAAGGCCAATGTCGATCCGACCTATCTCAAGCTGTTGTTCGCCTATGAAGACCAACGCTTCTATGTCCATGACGGCATCGATCCGCTGGCGCTGGGCCGTGCGGCGTTGCAGCTCGCGACGCGCGGCCATATCGTCTCCGGTGGCTCGACCATCTCGATGCAGCTCGCGCGGCTGATGGAGCCGCGGCGGCAGCGTTCGCTCTACGCAAAACTGCATCAGATCGTCCGCGCGATCGAGCTTGAGCGCAGCTTGAGCAAGGACGAGATCCTCAACCTTTATCTCGCGCTTGCGCCCTATGGCGGCAATCTCGAAGGCATCCGCGCCGCATCGATCGCCTATCTGGGCAAGGAGCCGAAACGGCTGTCGCTGGCGGAAGCCGCACTTCTGGTCGCGCTGCCTCAATCGCCGGAGACGCGAAGGCTCGACCGCTATCCCGAGGCCGCGCGCCTGGCCCGCGACCGCGTGCTCGACCGCATGGTCGAGGAGGGCGTGGTCAGCGTCGACGACGCGAGGCAGGCCAAGGCCGTTGCCGTGCCAAAGCTGCGCAAGCCGATGCCGATCCTGGCGCCGCATGCGTCCGACAGCGCGCTGGCCACGGTCAAAGATGCGCCAATCATCAAGCTGACGCTGGACTCAAATCTCCAGAAAGTGCTGGAGCCGCTGGCGCGTGACCGCGCCATTGCGCTGGGGCCGAACATCTCGGTCGGCATCATCGTGGTCGACAACGACAGCGGCGACGTGCTTGCCCGTGTTGGCTCGGCCGATTATTTCGACGAGAGCCGGGCAGGGCAGGTCGACATGACGCGCGCCATCCGCTCGCCGGGCTCGACCCTGAAGCCCTTCATCTACGGCCTCGCGTTCGAGGACGGCTTCGTTCACCCCGATAGTCTGATCGACGACCGCCCGGTCCGCTTCGGCTCCTACGCGCCGGAGAATTTCGACATGACGTTCCAGGGCACGGTGCCCGTGAAGAAGGCGCTGCAGCTCTCGCTGAACGTGCCGGCGATCGTGCTGCTCGACCGCGTCGGCTCGAGCCGCCTGGCATCGCGGTTGCGGCAGGCTGGCGGCAATCTGGTCCTGCCCAAGGACGAGGCACCGGGGCTTGCGATGGGCCTCGGCGGAGTCGGCGTGACATTGCAGGACCTCGCGCAGCTCTATGCAGGCTTTGCCCGGCTTGGCACCACCAGGCCGCTGCGCGAGATCGTCGCGACCAAGGACGATCGCGAGCCGCTGCGGCTCCTGGACCCGGTTGCGGCCTGGCAGGTCGGCAACGTGCTCCTGGGAACTCCGCCGCCGGAGAACGCCGCCCACAACCGAATCGCCTTCAAGACCGGGACCTCCTACGGCTACCGCGATGCCTGGTCAGTCGGGTTCGACGGCCGCATGACCATCGGCGTCTGGGTCGGCCGGCCCGATGGCGCGCCGGTTCCCGGCCTGATTGGTCGCGTGGCCGCGGCTCCGATTCTGTTCGATGCCTTCGCACGCAGTGGCAAGACGCTGGTTCCGCTCCCCAAGCCGCCGAAGGGAACCCTGGTGGCCAGCAACGCCAAGTTGCCGTTGCCGCTGAAGCGGTTCCGCCCGGTCGGGGAACTGGTGCGGACCGGCGGCGAGCAGGCCCTTCACATCCAGTTCCCCCTCAATGGTTCCAGGATCGACGTGGATCGCTCGGCCGGCGCTGAAGCTGCCGCGATGCCTGTCAAGGTCGCCGGGGGGGTGTTGCCGATGACCGTCATGGTCAACGGCGCCGCGCGCGGCGAGATCGACGGGCGGCGTCAGCGCCTGATCGATCCGCCCGGCCCGGGGTTTGCTCGGCTGACCGTGATCGACGCCACGGGCGCCGCGGACACAGTTGTCATTCGAATTCAATGA
- a CDS encoding lipid-A-disaccharide synthase N-terminal domain-containing protein codes for MIIQYGQALSNYFYEVFVAKFDFWLAFGLIAQLFFTARFLVQWIASERAGNSVVPIAFWFCSMGGGLMTLIYGIVKREPVIIMGQLFATIIYIRNIMLIWKNHGTASKTLDR; via the coding sequence ATGATCATTCAATACGGCCAGGCGCTGAGCAACTACTTCTACGAAGTGTTCGTCGCCAAGTTCGATTTCTGGCTCGCCTTCGGCCTGATCGCGCAGCTGTTCTTCACCGCACGTTTCCTGGTGCAGTGGATCGCGAGCGAGCGTGCCGGCAATAGCGTGGTGCCGATCGCATTCTGGTTCTGCTCGATGGGCGGCGGCTTGATGACCCTGATCTACGGCATCGTGAAGCGTGAGCCCGTCATCATCATGGGACAGCTGTTTGCGACGATCATCTACATCAGAAACATCATGCTGATCTGGAAGAACCACGGCACTGCCTCGAAGACGCTGGATCGCTGA
- a CDS encoding glycosyltransferase family 2 protein produces MSPSQPSVSIVVPVRNEADNIAPLIEEITAALDGRWAYEIIYVNDGSTDATGDRLAAIMAQRDNLRQLRHAISTGQSAAVRSGVRAARGAIVATLDGDGQNNPAFLPDLIAAVEKSARVGLAAGQRVGRKDTGFKKFQSRIANGVRGSILNDGTRDTGCGLKAFRRDVFLMLPYFDGLHRFLPALVRREGYEIAYVDVIDRPRHSGVSNYGFFDRLWIGIMDLAGVWWLIRRKKPTPDVTEVKA; encoded by the coding sequence TTGTCGCCGTCCCAGCCTTCGGTTTCCATCGTTGTCCCCGTGCGCAACGAAGCCGACAACATTGCGCCCCTGATCGAGGAGATCACGGCCGCGCTCGATGGGCGCTGGGCCTATGAGATCATCTATGTCAACGACGGTTCGACCGATGCGACCGGCGACCGGCTCGCCGCGATCATGGCGCAGCGGGACAATCTTCGGCAGTTGCGTCATGCCATATCGACCGGCCAGTCGGCGGCGGTGCGAAGCGGCGTGCGCGCGGCCCGCGGTGCGATCGTGGCGACGCTCGACGGCGACGGCCAGAACAATCCCGCTTTCCTGCCGGACCTGATCGCGGCAGTCGAGAAGAGTGCACGCGTCGGGCTCGCCGCCGGACAGCGGGTCGGGCGCAAGGATACTGGCTTCAAGAAGTTTCAGTCGCGCATCGCAAATGGCGTGCGGGGCTCGATCCTGAACGACGGCACGCGCGATACCGGATGTGGGCTGAAGGCGTTCCGCCGCGATGTGTTCCTGATGCTGCCCTATTTCGACGGGCTGCATCGGTTCCTGCCCGCTCTGGTGCGCCGTGAAGGTTACGAGATCGCCTATGTCGATGTGATCGACCGGCCGCGCCATTCTGGCGTTTCGAACTATGGGTTCTTCGACCGGCTGTGGATCGGCATCATGGATCTCGCCGGCGTGTGGTGGCTTATCCGTCGCAAGAAGCCGACACCGGACGTGACTGAGGTGAAGGCATGA